In Lycium barbarum isolate Lr01 chromosome 9, ASM1917538v2, whole genome shotgun sequence, the DNA window TAAAAATATTACCTTAGTTTTTTtgtaaattttttatttaataattaatatgATAAATTTAGTAATTTAGTTCAAATTTGTAAAATATTTCTACTAAAAATTAGATAGTTTTTCGctctttctttccattttttacACCTAATTTTTCAGTTTGGGGATTAGCGTTACTTACATATGTAGTAGGCAATATGGCTCAACTTCTGCCAAAGTTGGAATGGATGCATATCGATGGCAACGAGGCAGTTAGTACTAAGTACGCCTATTGTATCTCCCCCTATTGTCTTTGCCACTACTCTAATTTGATTGTcaagttagagcccgtttggatgggcttaaaaaaagtgaCTTTTATGTATGAAGTGCTTTTAGaatttttaagtgctgaaagttatttttataaataagcagttgagtgtttggataaaagtactTATGCTGAAAATAAGTTGTTGATGTGTTTGGTAAATAAGTGCTGTTAAGCACTTATTTTATGTCAAAATGACTGAAATGCCCTTAAAGCTGTTAACACCATAATAAGTTGATTTAAAAGATGTTCATTTATAAATTCTTGTGAAGGCAATTCTGTAGAACTAATTATAAAAAATGTTCATTTATAAAAATGTCTATAGTCTTTAAAAAATTTATAGCAGTGtgatttaaagaaaaaaaaaaactattagtgAATTTAACACGTTATAAATGTTACCAAAGTGTTCATTACAATCCAGAAATTGTTGACCAATTCCTATATATTTATCCAATAAACGGTAATTTCCACGATGAAATTGAATAATTTCAGACATGTGCTTTTTTCTTATTCTTCCAGCAGCCCTGTGCAAAAACAATAAGCTCGTGAATATGAATTCTCTTTTGCCATTTTCTGACCACATTTTCTCCACTGGCAACCATCATTAATCTGCAAAATTTTCAACAAATGACTAAGGTTGTCATACTATTTAACCATATTACTCTACTATTGACTAAAGCCTATACACAACATAACTAGCATCTAATAAAGCACGGGTGTCAAAGATGGAGAATTTGACACAAAATAAAAGTGCTAATACAACCGAAAACACTCcactataaatacaagaagtgaaaaatattcatataatacaAGCATCAAGCATTACAAATGTCACTAGCAATCATATCACGAAACCCCATCTAATAGACATCATTTTGTTCTCCTACATCTTCGACATCTACATTGTTAGCTCTTGAAGTTGTGCCAATATCATTAGAATCAACCAATGGAATATAGCTCTCATTCTCGGCTGTTTGGAATGCATCATCCACATTGCATTTCTTTCTAATATAATTGTGAATGGTCATAGTAGCAAGCACGATGTCCCTTTGTGTGTCAATGTGATAGTATGGCATGTCTCTCAAAATAGACCATCTTGCTTTCCAAACGCCAAATGTGCGCTCTACTACATTTCTACAAGAAGAATGTAAATAGTTAAATTTCTCAATGCATCCTCTTGGCTCTCGCAATTGTCGAGTTGCACCGCGGCGAAATGAGTGTGTGGTCTACGTCCTTGTCTAATCTCATTTTCACACAAATCTATAAATTTAATGTTGGCATAATCATCCCACTTAGCATTACTTCGTGCTTTACTAGTTTCCGGCATGATTGAATGTAAACAATCTGAAGAAAGGAGAAATAAACGTTCATGAACTCTGCAacatcaaaagaagaagtggaaGTCGCAgccgcagcagcagcagcagcagcaacagcagCAGCCAAAAGCTTCAGAAGAGGCTGGAACCAGCAAGTTTTGACATGAGGAATCATTTAAATAAGAGACAAGGGAAACACAGTGATCAGCACAAGTGCATTTGTAATATCGAAATTCTGACATGTTTTATAATTTTAAGTCCACCTCAGAAAGAAGATAACAATAAGTTTCAGCAGTCAAGTTCCAAActcagaaataaaaataaaacacatCACCATAATTGAAAGACCTTAAGCTAATAGCAACTACAACATCTAAAGTGCTCAGCATGGTGGGTTGACACAAGACTGAAAAACGGATGGTGACATCTTAAAATCTGCCAGCTATTAGTTTTTTGGTCCATTCATTTCTGGAACCACCCCAGTTGAACCTGCATACGATGGAAGAAATGCAGCAATACCTTCATCACTAACATGCAAAGTGTATATTAGATTGGAACTTGCACAACAAGGAAACCACAAAATGATGGTGCCAACAGAATTTAGTTTATCATTATTAAATGCCTCAATCagaaaaaattacataaaatctCTCCTATGTCGGAAACAAAACACAGTTGCTGTCTACTGGTGCATTATGAAAATATAGGCAGCAACTCTTCAAGTAATCCATTGCAATAACAGATTGGATATAACATGATCATAATGACATTTTACTTGGAATAGTCATCATCATGCTGATTATTTAAGGCATAAAGAGTCATCTGTCAAGGAGTCAATTCACCAGCTATAACCATAATAGCGGAATGAAAATTACTAGTTCACTCATGGTATATGTTACTGAAAAAAGGGAGCAAATAAACCGCAAAGTGGCATATAGAATCAAAATGGGAACAAATAACATTCAATATCACTTACAATATTAAGTGGTAATTATTCTACTTTAGTTGGAGGATATGACATTCAGTCTGATATGGAGGCATAATATGGTCAACTTAACAATTAAGTCTACGGACCACTCACTTGCACCTCTATCCACTGAAAAATGATAAGTGTCTCTccctttaaatcatcattgatcACAAGAAAGTCTAAAAGCAATTGCTTAAAACATAGGATAATGATGAGTGCTAATTTCATTTCGCAGGGGATGTCAGAACAAAAAACTAACTAGGTTGATGCCCGACTCCTGAATCTTCTGACGTCTTTCCTAAACCTTGATAATTGGTCACTATCTAACTAGGTCCATACAGATTTGACGAGACCCATCAATCAAGAACTAACAAAAACCAAAAAGGGTGCTAAAAAAACTTACTCAAATAGTCACCAAGATTGAAAATCTGTTTAGCAATCCAAGCAGAGTAATCAGATGAAGCTTTTTTAGGAACAGAGATCGTGGATGATGATGATGCGTTGTTGTAGATGATGATGAACAGAGATGTGGAGGCTGCGTTGTTGGTGAAAAAATGAGGGTGAATTTTAGGGCTTTAGCTGTGAGGGCACTTTgggaattaaaataaaatataagggaTATAAAAGTAATTTCCATGGTCAACGAAACTGGCTTTAAGTCATCCAAAAAAAAGTTAGGATTTCCAACTTTTCATTTTTGGGTGACTTTAAGAACTTTCTGACTTAAATTTGGCATTTGAAGTTGATACCCAAACACCACAATAAGCTAAAAAgggcttataagttggtttgaccaacttataagcccatccaaatggGCTATTAGTCTTATAGTTTGTGTAATCACCAAAGCTCATGTATTACAActtaaattatgattttttttaggCAAAAAATATAGATTGACCCCTAAACTATACCctaaatgtcgatatcacacttaaATTTTATTagtgacctattacacacctaatatgAAAAAgtgatactccctccatttcaatttatatgaacccatttgactgggcacgacatttaagaaagagagaagacttttgaaacttgtggttcaaaataagccttgaaaatttgtgtggctgtaaatcattcataaagtgaatttgtttccaaattaggaaagaggtcattcattttggcacagactaaaaaggaaatatgttcaaacaaattgaaacagagggagtattatttaccCCCTGAAAACTGATGACCAGTTGCACAATGGAAGGTGTAACACAATCTCTCGCCACATCAGCGCCACCTTGAAAATttcctaaattttaattttatattcatttccttttctttattcatttgattttctttttattaattatatttacactaattaatccctaattaaccattaaaatcctccaataATTATCTCTTCTTCATCACCGCCACCCCATCTCACCGGAACCACCAATCCGCCACCACCATCGCCACCAGTTTCACTTCAATTAGTCGCCAGAATATGGTATTGAGCAAAAAAGATGGAATCTTTTTGCATTTGTGGACAAATGAATTTGAACGGAGCGAGTATTAATTTTACTACCACTATGCcttactgctgctgctgctgctactCCCTCACTGCCGCCTCAATTACTACTACTGCTGCTATGCCTTATTAATTTTATGTGGGAAATTTCACAAGTATACCAATAGAGGGTTGTTGCTTTGGTTAGTTGGAGAAATCATTGGGTGGTttttggagaagaagaagtggGTAATATTTCAGATTTTTTGTTTGTGaatttgaaatgaagaagaagaagggtgtGGGGGCGTCCGGGCGAGGGTGGCGTAAAGGTGGAGGAGAAGAGGGAGTGGGGTGACGTGGAGGTGGAGGGCAGCAGTGAGGGAAGAGCTGAACGAGGGAGGGCGGGGTAGAGGGATGAGGAGGAGCTGAACGAGGGGGAGGGGGGGTTTGAGGGGATCTAAATATGTATATTTAGTGAAAAAAGAACATGAAAAGATAAATAAATTCAACAAAACGCGCctgttttaaattatttttatattttatgccACATCAGTTTTCAAGGGGTAAATAATATCACTTTttcatatattaggtgtgtaataggtcactagtaaagtttaagtgtgatatcgacatttgggGTATAGTTTAGGGGTCAATCTATGTCTTTTGCCTTTTTTTTAAGGAGCAAAGGTTCATGATTTACGTCATTTGTTTGATCTAGAGTCCGTtttacttaattaattttaagCGGTTGATAAACATCAAGTTGTGAAAAATACTTGACAAGTAGTGTTCGAAACAAATTTATGAATAAGCAGCATCTATATGTTCTGATAAAAATACCGAATCCGATAATATGCAATTATTAATCTGTAAAAATAACGCTATTTTAATATAAATGGtgagataaaataatctcaagattaattaatatccataaccaaccgACGAATAAAATTATCTCCCATCTTATCTTGAGATTATTATTTTTATCTCAACAGCCAAATGACCCTTTAGGGTTGGTATGAACATGCATGAAACACCATTTCAACTTTGGGAAAGTACAAACgttgggggaaaaaaaaaaactaataacaCAAGGAAAATAGAAATACTAACGGATCTTTGCACTATTTTACCATTGAACAAATTCAAACCATATACTTTATTGATTGGAGAACCAATTGACTACCATATTTGCTACTCCATTATTATTAATGAATAGAAATTAATCACCTCCACTAATTTTGGTCTCAAATTAGGAAATATCCCTTTTTGTTTGGCTTCTACGATAAGTAACAAAAGTTACTGTATCTAACGTCAAAACTAAAATCCAAAATTTAAATTTGAGATCTCAAATGTTTTTGAAAATACTCCAATCATCTCATTTTCCCGCTCATTCTCATCTCTAATCTCAAAACCCCTTTTCCTTCTctaacaacattcacaaaccttaaaaaaaaaaacagtattaAAATGTCGACGGCAACATCAGTTCGCCGGCAAAAAGACCGCGGCGGCGCAGCCCGACCCGCCACAGCAAGATCCGTAACTCCACTTTCCAACAAATCAATTATTAATTCCACCGGTAAAGAAAACCCTAGACCCACATCTCGTGTTCGAGccgccacaacaacaacaacaacaacaacaacaaatcaaaAACCTACACTCCGTGCCATGCCAAGAATCGATAAGGTTGAGACACGTGTCGAGTTGCAGGCACGTGCCGAGCCACGTGCGAGGTGGTCAACGTCGTCGTCAGTTCCGAGAGGTAGGAGTTGTAGCCCGTCAGAGTTTTCCAAGACTTTGTCTGATATTAGGAAAACAACATCTACTAGGGTTTCTGGGAAAGTGACTGAAAATGATAATAGGGTTTTCAAAGAAATGGAGAAAAGTAGTGAACTTTTGGGGAAATttgagaagatcaagaaatctgAAGGAAAAAATTCTAAATTTTATGACAGAGAAGAGCTTAATACTGAAAATGGGAAAAGGGGTTTGAAAGAAATGGGAAAATTTGATGTAAAATCTGAGAGAATCAAGAAAACTGAAGGAAAAGTTTCTATTTTTAGTGACAGAGAAGAGCTTATCTCAAGCTCAGTTTCAGGGAAAAGGGTTTTGAAAGAAATGGAAAAAAGTGGTGAACTTTTGGGGAAATTTGATGTAAAATCTGAGAAAATCAAGAAAGTTTCTAAATTTTGTGATAAGGAAGAGCTTATTTCAGTTAAACCAAGTGTGGTTAATCTTGATGTAAAAAATCCTGCTTTAGATGTAGTAAAGTTGAAATCTTTGGTTGAGAAAAGTGGGAATGTTGTTGTTGAGTCTACTGTGAAAGATTCAAGATTGCTGACCAAATCGAACAGTTTTTCTGGAGTTACGAAAGAGAAATGTGAAAATGAACAAGGGAAAGTTGGGTCGAGTGGGAATAAGTACCCAAGTAAGCTGCACGAGAAGCTTGCGTTTTTGGAAGGGAAAGTGAAGAGGATTGCAACTGATATAAAGAAGACTAAGGAGATGTTGGATAAGAATAATCCTGATTCTTCAAAGTTGATAATTTCAGATATCCAAGAGAAGATATCCGGGATTGAGAAGGCAATGGGTAATGTAGTCTGTGGTGATGGTAAAAATGAGAGTGTGAATGCTGATGAGAAGATATCTGGGATTGAGAAGGTGATGTGTAATATAGTTGATGGTGAGAAAGAAATAGGTTTGTTGAGTAGCATTAGAAACGAGGACGTGAATATTGATGAGAAGAGGGAAGCGAAACCTGAGGATGATGGGAAAATTTCTGTGAAGGGATTAAATGTAGAGCAATTAGAGGCGAGGTTGTTCCCTCATCATAAATTGCTACGAGATAGGACATCTCTGAAGACATTAATGGGTTGTACCAAAAATGAGGAACTTGAATCAACTAGTGAAGTGAAGCCTGAGAAGAAATCTATTAATCCTATTGATGAGAACCCTATTGCTGTGGAGTTTTTGGCTTCTCTTAGTAAGGGGCAATCTAATGTTCAAGATGTGGATGATGCAGAGAGTTCGGAAAACCAAACTTCCTCTTCGAAACTGTTAAAAGGCAAAGAAAGTGTGGACAATCTTCTGGCAAGTGATGAGAGACTTGAAAGTTTTGATGCTCAAGAGAATAAACAACCAGCAATGTTCATGGAGGAAGAGACAGAAGATAGTTCTATATGTGAGCTCAATGAGATTGGCCGTAAGACTTCTACTGGAGGGTGGTTTGTATCTGAGGGAGAATCTGTTCTCCTTACGCATGACGACAGTTCTTGCTCCTTCTATGATATTGTGCATTGTGAGGTATTATCTGCCTATATTCCCGTCCTCTGAATATCAAAATGTCAAATTTACCCAAGCATGACTTATATAATATGTGATTTTAATGATGTTCTGGACTGTTAAGCTTTAGATGAAGTTTGGAAGGCTGTAGTATCCAATATCTTTGGacttgtttggccatgagaattattcactttttcccGGAATATGTTTTCACTTATTTCAGAATCATGGTTCGGCCATGAAAATCAAAATCCAACTTGAAGTTGGATTCCAAATTTgaaaaaacagcttataacctGTTTTCCAATTCACTTTTCACTATTGAAATTATTTTTATTGTCAAATCTTGCCCTAAACTTTTGGTTTTTATAAAATAACCCCATCTTTGTGTAGATTTTGTCTATTTTATTCTGGATCAACTTTATTTTAATCAGATGAAACTGTTAATGCCCGAAAAGTCTTTAGCTTCCAATGTTGAAAGAGTTGTATGTCAGAAAGACTTCTACTTGGTGATCCAGTTGTCATTGCAAAATCGTGGTTCTTTGAATTCAACTGGCAGAATGTTACTCCCTCTGCCACATTATTTGAGGCAACCTTTTTTCTGAATCGATACATCTGTGTTCATTGTGAGAATATTTTTGAATCTTGAATTGGAACGGAGATTAATAGTGTTGTTGATTTTTTGTACTAATGGATCTTTGTAGTAGTATTGAAAAATTGATGAAGTGTAATAGCATGTAATAGCTCGTATATGGGATCCAATCTATGACATTATGTGACTATCCATTATGTGATATTACTTTTTTAGAGTAGGTTTGATTGTTTGTTTCAGGTAAATTAAAGTTGGGTGGTTTTGCTAGTTTCTAGAAATTGTGGGATATAGATCATGTTTCATGTTTTTTAGGACAAGTACATTCAAACAGGAACAATAtcccaaatattctttgcaaaagtataaccaaacacagctccaacttcataaattccaaataaagtgaaaactatatggaatctatggccaaacgcttaGTAATAAGTGATTTTAATGATGTTCTGGTCTGTTAAGCTTTAGATGAAGTTTGGAAGGGCTATAGCATCCAATTTTTTAGTTAATTCTTCAGCTTCTAAGAGTTGTTTCCTTATAAACATTTGTTATCATTTCAGGAGAAAGCTGAGTACAAACCTCCTGTTGGAGTCTCATCAAATATGTGGAGAGATTGTTGGATAGTCCGTGCTCCGGGTGCAGATGGTTCCTCAGGGAGATATGTAGTGGCAGCATCTGCTGGAAATTCCATGGAGTCAGGATTTTGTTCCTGGGACTTCTACACTAAAGATGTGCGAGCCTTTCATGTCGATGATGGATTTAATAATACAAGAGCAGCCCTTGCTCCATTACCTAATAACCCAATGTATAGGAGAAATACTTTATCATCAATTATGTCACCTCAAAATCAGCAATGGTGGTACAAACCTTGTGGACCACTCATTGTATCAGGTGCTAGTTGCCAAAGGTTGGTTAGAACTTATGATATCCGTGACGGAGAGCAGATGCTGAGATGGGATTTACAGAGACCAATGTTGGCTATGGATTACTCAAGTCCTTTGCAATGGAGAAGCAGGGGAAAAATAGTGATAGCTGAGACAGAGGGTCTTTCTTTATGGGATGTCAATTCCATTAGTCCTCAAGCACTGCTTTCTGTATCATCCTCTAGTCGGCAAATTTCTGCACTACATGTAAATAACACAGATGCGGAGCTGGGTGGAGGAGTTCGACAAAGGTAAAACTGATTTGTTCTAATTTTTGTTGGTTATATCCTTACAATGAATTGGAACTTGACAAATTACTTTCTCCTCTTATGTCTCTCTTTCACGAGTCTCTTGAACATATGCTTAGAATGTCTAGAGCCTTTTCTATACTGAACTGAACCTATTGTAATCAAATTAGGTGTACCTGTAATAATATATCATCAACAAGGATGCCAACTAGGTGCTATCCAAGACACTTTGCACTACTACATGAAAACTCGAGGGGATTTATTAGTAATTGATAGGGTTGAAAGCTGTCAAAAGATCCAGGATGTGTATGTATGATGTCTGTAACACTTGATATTTTCCAAAACTAAGTTGTTGTCAAAAGATCCAGGATGTGTATTTATGATGTCTGTAACACTTGATATTTTCCAAAACTAAGTTAACATTTGGTTCTTTATATGGCAAATGAATCATAAACTCTATTAAGGTTCTAGGGAAAATTATAGCAAAACAGGTTTTAGCCTAATGATTGGGTAAAAAAGCTATTAAGTGTCTACCATATCTTATGACCCTTAACTTCATCCAAGTAGTACAATTCTAGCCTTCAAACTTGGAGCAGTAGTCACTAGTCTATATGATTGGCTCAAAGAATTTTCTGTATGCCGTATTCTTGATGTCAAGTATCACTGTGACTTTGAAATAACAGTAAAAAAAAATTTCATTTTAGTTCAATTTATAGCATAGCCTTTTTCATCCACATCAGAAGTTTAAAGCTTGTATCATATTTTGATGCAGGGTTAGTTCCTCTGAAGTGGAAGGAAATGATGGTGTGTTTTGCACCTCTGATTCCATCAACGTTTTAGATTTCCGTCACCCTTCTGGtataggtctaaaaatacccaaGGTTGGTGCAAATGTTCAGTCAGTTTTCGCCCGTGGTGATTCTTTATATCTTGGCTGCACTACTGTGAAATCAGCAGTGAAAAGACAGGTCTCCTCCCAGATCCAGCAGTTCTCGTTGCGCAAACAGAGGCTTTGCAATAGCTATGTATTGCCAGAATCAAATGCTCATTCCCATTACACGGCTTTAACACAAGTTTGGGGAAATTCAAACCTTATTATGGGAGTTTGTGGATTGGGGCTATTTGTTTTTGACTCAAATAAGGATGATGCATTGTTGGATCAAAACAATGGGCAGAATTTGAGAGAAGCAATTGGACCTGATGATTTGTATTCACCTTCTTTTGATTATTTGGCATCTAGAGTTCTCCTTATATCAAGAGATCGCCCAGCTATGTGGAGGTATATGTTTTAAGTTTGTTTTTTATCTTAGATATAGTTGGTAAGATGTTTTGTAACTTATTATGCTTGATGCCCTTTTAGTTTGAGGTATTTGGTGTGGTCTTTAATGTAATCCATTTTTCAGTGTGGAGGAACTATATAAGATTTGCCCCTTATAGCAATGAATTATTGTTAATTTATGACTTGCCTTCTTATTGATAGCACATTTAGGTGGTGACACTCAATTAGTAACGGTGACATATCACTTAGCTCCTTGACTCACTTCGATTGCACAATCAAACATTTTCAACTCTTCTTTTTGATGAGAAAGTGAACATTGGGTGAACTTTATCTCATAAGTTAACTTATTAGATGATAAGTAAGATTGTTTAATCAGACCAAGTCCCCGATCCATTACCGATGTAGGAATCAAATACTTTTACTTCCTTTTTCAGCATAGGGGAGGGTAATAGGATAGAATTTGTCTAATAAAGGTCTTTTTTGAATTCTAGTAAAAACTACCATTCGAGTTAAAAAGAAGAATGGAGGTGCAGTAGAAAGAGGACTCTACAAACCAAAACACCCATCTAGATTATCTTTTCCCGAAAGAAGATAGGAATGTTAATGTGCGTCTATTACTTCTCTGGTCCCAATTATGTATCATTGTTTGATTGATATTGAGTTTGAGGAAAAATGAAGATTAAAAAGGAAAACGTGCCACAAAATTTGAGATCAAGGGATGCTAAATTTGGCCGACAATTTCATTCTAAGTCATCGTCTCAATTCCATGTGCATTAAAAGCTGTAGCCGTGCTTGACCTCCTCATTTCTGATAGTTTTATAGCCAATTAACTATGAAACATGAAAGCAAAGTAGAAGTTTTTCCACGGATGACGAACtgatatttaatttttgcccttgctgctcatttaatgaaaatatttAAATATGTTTCGCTTGGCATAAattttataatatttttatttttaaaaactgAACTTGTGTTTCGTTCGCCGCTCGGTGCAAGttctgtaggaattaagttatgcaaCATAGGTTGTCTAATATTTTTCAGATTTAAGTGTTGAATGTTTTGGCGTATCCGACACAACTTGTGGGATATTACGATACGTATGCCGAGTGAAATGCAAATTTTGCGAGTGAAATCTATACTTATGCCGTTTTTTagattatgttgagtgttgaaagttttaCCTTGTCTGACATAACTTGAGCGTTATGATacgagaaaaggccataaatagtcccttatctatgggagtaggtctaaaatggtctcttaactatacacttaccggttttagtcctttaactatctaaaaacttatcaaatttggtcttcgtctattttttatacaaaaagtgtacaaactcataaaccttcgtgagattaatcgttaaatcattcctcagacctatatttctctctccctgcttctttttcctcaagttcctcttgtttaaaaaaaaaaaagaagcattcTCGCACTGGTGTTGGTCTCGAGTCTCTAAAATTCGAAAAGACAAACTCAGGCACAAAATTTCTGTAACCATTCTTCTCAAACACTGCTAAAAAACTGGTAAAAACCGACGGAAAGACCGACGGAttccgtcggttttttcaatatatttttttttttttttaaaagaaaaccgacggactgtgtCGGTTATTTTTTACACAAAAATGCacgaaaaaatataattattttatatattattttctaaaataaatcgatggagtccgtcggtttttttatataaaaaaaaaaaaccgacggagaCGGACTCCATCGATTTTTAGAGCGAAAAAtcagtataaattaaatcaatgtaagtatatgaacaaaaaatattAGTGGTTtagtggtaaagccctttaatgccaaggaatatacccgggttcgattccaagttcttacatttcattctttaattttaaaaaaaaaacacgttggtttttttaatttttttttttttaacaaaaccgaCGGACTAGGTCGGTTTTCCGTCGATTTTAACTGACACAGTCCGTTGGTTACGAAACGTGAGAgagagacttgaggaaaaaagttgaggttaaagaatgaacttgaggaaaaagaagtagcgagagagaaatataggtctaAGGA includes these proteins:
- the LOC132609473 gene encoding KIN14B-interacting protein At4g14310, which produces MSTATSVRRQKDRGGAARPATARSVTPLSNKSIINSTGKENPRPTSRVRAATTTTTTTTTNQKPTLRAMPRIDKVETRVELQARAEPRARWSTSSSVPRGRSCSPSEFSKTLSDIRKTTSTRVSGKVTENDNRVFKEMEKSSELLGKFEKIKKSEGKNSKFYDREELNTENGKRGLKEMGKFDVKSERIKKTEGKVSIFSDREELISSSVSGKRVLKEMEKSGELLGKFDVKSEKIKKVSKFCDKEELISVKPSVVNLDVKNPALDVVKLKSLVEKSGNVVVESTVKDSRLLTKSNSFSGVTKEKCENEQGKVGSSGNKYPSKLHEKLAFLEGKVKRIATDIKKTKEMLDKNNPDSSKLIISDIQEKISGIEKAMGNVVCGDGKNESVNADEKISGIEKVMCNIVDGEKEIGLLSSIRNEDVNIDEKREAKPEDDGKISVKGLNVEQLEARLFPHHKLLRDRTSLKTLMGCTKNEELESTSEVKPEKKSINPIDENPIAVEFLASLSKGQSNVQDVDDAESSENQTSSSKLLKGKESVDNLLASDERLESFDAQENKQPAMFMEEETEDSSICELNEIGRKTSTGGWFVSEGESVLLTHDDSSCSFYDIVHCEEKAEYKPPVGVSSNMWRDCWIVRAPGADGSSGRYVVAASAGNSMESGFCSWDFYTKDVRAFHVDDGFNNTRAALAPLPNNPMYRRNTLSSIMSPQNQQWWYKPCGPLIVSGASCQRLVRTYDIRDGEQMLRWDLQRPMLAMDYSSPLQWRSRGKIVIAETEGLSLWDVNSISPQALLSVSSSSRQISALHVNNTDAELGGGVRQRVSSSEVEGNDGVFCTSDSINVLDFRHPSGIGLKIPKVGANVQSVFARGDSLYLGCTTVKSAVKRQVSSQIQQFSLRKQRLCNSYVLPESNAHSHYTALTQVWGNSNLIMGVCGLGLFVFDSNKDDALLDQNNGQNLREAIGPDDLYSPSFDYLASRVLLISRDRPAMWRYMF